In Choristoneura fumiferana chromosome 21, NRCan_CFum_1, whole genome shotgun sequence, a single genomic region encodes these proteins:
- the ash1 gene encoding histone-lysine N-methyltransferase ash1 isoform X1, which yields MGTEVPKTHDSSGESDSNSDSQNSSSSESSGSDWECSGAKQTSAAKPHFSVTSCDTGLRLKIAAIPPRKVSPKRSAKPSVKTKPSEVTETQKSKVKKKPSKLSDSSSSSESCSKCSSDSSSDDDVPLKIVSKSLPKCSPQKASKNTKNSTVKSGSDDEKRLSDAIKDIKATKDKPSASKGNAVKKTKCDETVQATEVKKGRGRPRTKFASQPVESAACSSSTSSSTSSSSSSSSSSSSSDSDSAEAAAVAAHVSPDDSSAALVAACQLQVIDDADLAELFPEQTSSAAAQQPNFPAFAVNATSGDNDDKSIADNGDGSGSEMELTPQLVTAAIQRATADSSGSENECSNSSVGHQNTTHYASSLLQQFVAQTQLLSSNTAPLTPLAAAAAPAPGCGLPANPIEGVGTVSDCVLGQINTLSEIAPIAPNFLTPSQHLSPQQTEELSQINQDLEEFTSVSESVGISIPNPPSLEDCVDNNDFMNLDITQGSSVLGNSGDLLKSSPLTIVNSEMNPISHIDSQKLDTMSTNSVESQEDVKNVIVESRRKRGRPRKVRDPPNEFRNNGGESHGEGNSELIAINEFHNNNDPPNVSPDSGILSNHNSPTHSPLRRHDNDETHSRQSRKTVQKENNTRERRNMRSKSASRSAVRRRSDSSDCDYQKKRIENEIKQIKTEAPSPVPLKQEQSKFERAKKNDHKLDIAALDRMLYATDRVLYPPRKKVGRKPVNKTKSTKSPKATKDKNNRYDSADSDEESAPSNRSVLSGVYAKRKEVNSKLANLSKNSSKTFTNTWRDNQSENEGANDDPLDPTWKEIDLNPKYKGILSGYKSDHEFKPYRSCSRLMESGYKSDYGCRSGYKSDYHRSGYKSDYKSGYKSDKSGYKTDYSVRSMRRRMRKLKKTRSVRDRSYYKNQKHFVSDQEILSLANKTFSSLTLGHSSSDSDCESYLRKPNSSPKYVSVCTKYPLQTKYNFGFSKINRKHVLRLNSSDPFAPGPVFSGLQRPVTTYNIFKVSHNNNNTLLKSPSKSNHTGRNLPVLKPSFSHKFGALPIFTVSKSKNASKISPKKIKTAHTQTTHCAKKENISKQLSNVFEGAKNTYVPNKSLTRNVFLNVKKTQIKPLLHVRKHRRTVVLAPPKINLKPSERPSRITIKTESKHHRHRSRRRHRSRSVSRCRETYTKSIDTIDQKFNHDMDNLISNFIKICQIAPKLITSIGQNPVKSVEKAPPEPVVPPKVVKRGSKKRKTSDNQDTVTPSSKRRHKKQLTESQSKGGKDTNEHKLPLKKRHYHINSSTSNSLSLSLVPAEFEENLKSGTNPEQFLCTETDCMGELRNNDPGQSPKSKNSQEKLKKNSETVKSVLSTVVDSISPNSEAATKVLKTNVSSVIGSLVVKVDESSPCLSKDHSPNSLIATDDEFAIKRPSNEQSELSKKIYETSEKLKAVHKMVHDLEKSLPKSKESDIKTESSKSDTNRISSPRSERKVSPVRQTAPIVTPKKRHRLEADKIISNSTLDQVVQSLSKKLSEDKNALTNTTKDVNQNNSKEETKEDRKSESVSPTNEQNSPNSTSVDPLKSMSARSLYKSSIPPAQKSEIMTRKKNRLEGLTSNLVSKINPSAATKVLDTLLNNNIRKSIESRILEKEKVNADPAKVVDDKSRTKEVAQISTRATVIKSPVSKGKIMDGRKAKVSDLATEQSIVVNIDKPTGIFEPSIDLEDQIPKSSICVSNALGDPSKSKFKSKSSGNPLSPLDTESDIPLALISETTEPIIRPKRGESIASVLSDKIQETTSSHNLRQPKRNLSNENEDARDKKKKKTNNNIIKESKLSLLSTKLLVPMIQAEKLSMAECMKKMNLPEKKQEGSESSDSKTAETLKKKTRRRKAINRTGFPSVKKKKKKIDLSSSQNAVNSDSHLTSEDTDNTTTVFDRAHKETNTSVFDRVPKEGEAMNSFLERTSKKPELKVVLNKDECPRQQARLTVVALEKLQGKVLTENNNKTSGTILTSNSVKKNNSSSILRAPALHLKQSKIDKEHKNHVNKWEVLSETDSIPSLASSLGNDPEDSIPLSLLNLKADRPASQLETLKRKTRAMSPSEEIEEILSKRKNVEKNSKVGLRPKSSLAVLYPSERRLTRSSDTPNEEGKIKSKPVENLKTAETAAKSSKPSITTRRKSRSCQMSKKITEVHSSSRESSLDTVVSRKMSSKSREPSLDTMRDHDENEPLPLNEKEIDFEKSIDVLSKNIINKKRVASSRDDSPASSVDNRDKPVVSKRNPRLRKKFLAAGLFSDYFKEDRPEGKSKSGGSPGEFGPGLLAPPPYCERWVRRRAQPYALPYDIWWQHHYNQPVPSWNYKKIRTNVYYDVKPSAEECESVACNCAPPSGCNEDCINRLVYAECSPQLCPCGERCKNQRIQRHEWAAPLERFMTESKGWGVRTKRRIVSGDFILEYVGEVVSDKEFKERMATRYARDTHHYCLHLDGGLVIDGHRVGGDGRFVNHSCRPNCEMQKWTANGTFRMALFALRDIDPGEELTYDYNFSLFNPAVGQPCKCDSEDCRGVIGGKSQRITKLPAKTPSRTQSNASNQSQGSNTNQPRVGRPRKAVKCNKKSEQASLTACELKNMTILKYQQHLNKLWQEPQIKPLTAKERSLVKERHCFLFRNLENVRRYRDRLSIAMTPGSPPAAPPPAPAAPLAPPAPTAAAPATQVTLVNPLELPETMNPDLFLKRLQALRAPKMDAARNIAKVEDNPALTNKERLMIVFKALYDYVVGVTDDKDKPLCTPLLKPKSSAAKDAFDLARVSSNITAKRYESVAQFDADMNAVFSSVTREHGRMSALGGIAVTLKKEYNSAKAEFVEQLNKILGPDDPLPAGFLQKAKQEEVIMCICGLHVEEGLMVQCGACGVWQHARCMRVADTRAPHHCHHCPRPHQHQHQPAHCKVTSCGERCWSVRRVAARALHARRGHTRAAPLPPLPAPAPAPAPAGTLQGRTRDPSGRVDGGRPPVLRVAHAGLPASATRRHGVRVARHPHRRSAARR from the exons TTCGCGTCGCAGCCGGTGGAGAGCGCAGCATGCAGCAGCAGTACGTCGTCGTCGACTTCTTCATCGTCATCCAGTTCCTCGTCGTCTTCGTCATCGGACTCGGACTCGGCGGAGGCCGCGGCCGTCGCCGCACACGTCTCCCCCGATGATTCCAGTGCCGCGCTCGTCGCTGCTTGCCAACTACAG GTTATTGACGATGCGGACCTCGCGGAACTATTTCCAGAACAAACATCGAGCGCGGCGGCGCAGCAGCCCAATTTCCCCGCATTCGCCGTGAACGCTACGTCGGGAGACAATGACGACAAGTCTATTGCCGACAATG GAGATGGCTCTGGCAGCGAAATGGAGCTCACGCCGCAGTTAGTGACAGCTGCAATACAGAGGGCGACGGCGGATTCGTCGGGGTCGGAAAATGAGTGTTCCAATTCGAGTGTCGGACATCAGAATACCACTCATTACGCGTCTAGTCTATTGCAACAGTTTGTTGCGCAAACCCAGCTACTAAGTAGCAATACGGCTCCGCTGACTCCCCTGGCAGCTGCCGCCGCTCCGGCCCCGGGCTGCGGGCTGCCTGCCAACCCTATTGAGGGCGTGGGAACCGTCAGTGACTGTGTTCTCGGACAAATAAACACTTTGTCAGAAATAGCGCCTATAGCGCCCAATTTTCTGACCCCTTCCCAACACTTAAGTCCGCAACAAACAGAAGAACTCTCGCAAATAAATCAAGATCTCGAAGAATTTACTTCTGTTTCCGAATCAGTGGGTATTTCGATACCGAATCCTCCCAGTCTTGAAGATTGTGTGGATAATAACGATTTTATGAATTTAGACATTACACAGGGTAGTTCAGTGCTCGGAAATTCTGGAGATTTGCTTAAAAGCTCTCCACTAACTATAGTTAATTCAGAAATGAATCCCATTAGTCATATAGATTCTCAAAAATTGGATACGATGAGCACAAATTCAGTTGAATCTCAAGAAgatgttaaaaatgttattgtagAGTCGAGAAGAAAAAGAGGACGTCCTCGAAAAGTGAGGGACCCTCCAAATGAATTCAGAAATAACGGTGGGGAATCTCATGGGGAAGGAAACTCTGAACTGATTGCTATAAATGAGTTTCATAATAACAATGATCCGCCAAATGTTTCTCCGGACTCCGGTATTCTGTCGAATCACAATTCTCCGACACACTCTCCACTCCGACGGCACGACAATGACGAAACCCATAGCAGACAAAGTAGGAAAACTGTTCAAAAGGAAAACAACACAAGAGAAAGGCGAAACATGAGGTCCAAATCAGCAAGTAGAAGCGCCGTACGTAGGAGGTCGGATTCCAGTGATTGTGATTACCAAAAGAAGAGAATCGAAAACgaaattaaacaaattaaaacagaaGCGCCTTCTCCAGTTCCACTAAAGCAAGAGCAAAGTAAATTTGAAAGAGCCAAAAAGAATGATCACAAACTAGATATTGCTGCCCTTGATAGAATGCTCTATGCAACAGACCGGGTGTTGTATCCACCAAGAAAAAAAGTAGGAAGAAAACCAGTCAACAAAACTAAATCAACTAAGAGCCCCAAAGCGACAAAAGACAAAAACAACCGTTACGACTCCGCTGATAGCGACGAGGAGTCTGCACCTTCTAACAGATCTGTTCTGTCTGGTGTTTATGCTAAACGCAAAGAAGTAAACAGCAAACTGGCTAATCTATCCAAAAATAGTAGTAAAACTTTCACTAACACGTGGAGAGACAACCAAAGTGAGAACGAAGGTGCAAATGATGATCCGCTGGACCCGACATGGAAAGAAATTGATCTGAATCCAAAGTATAAAGGCATTCTATCTGGCTATAAAAGTGACCACGAGTTTAAACCCTACAGAAGCTGCAGCAGACTGATGGAGTCTGGTTATAAAAGCGATTATGGGTGTAGATCTGGGTATAAAAGTGATTATCATCGCTCTGGTTACAAAAGTGATTATAAATCGGGTTACAAGAGTGATAAGTCAGGCTACAAAACTGACTACAGTGTGAGAAGCATGCGGAGACGAATGAGGAAACTGAAGAAAACAAGATCAGTGAGAGATAGATCCTActacaaaaatcaaaaacatttcGTCTCCGATCAAGAGATTCTTTCATTAGCTAACAAAACATTTAGCAGCCTCACTCTTGGCCATAGTTCAAGTGACTCAGATTGTGAAAGCTACTTAAGAAAACCGAATTCTAGTCCAAAATATGTAAGCGTGTGTACTAAATATCCTTTGCAGACAAAGTATAACTTTGGTTTCTCgaaaattaacagaaaacatGTTCTAAGATTAAATTCCTCGGACCCGTTCGCTCCAGGCCCGGTGTTCAGTGGCTTGCAGCGGCCGGTCACCACCTACAATATATTTAAAGTCAGCCACAATAACAACAACACATTACTCAAGTCACCGTCGAAATCAAATCATACCGGACGTAATTTGCCAGTACTAAAACCGAGTTTTAGTCATAAATTTGGAGCGTTGCCAATCTTTACAGTTTCCAAATCAAAAAATGCGTCAAAAATATCTCCTAAAAAGATAAAAACCGCACATACGCAGACCACTCACTGTGCTAAGAAAGAGAACATTTCCAAGCAACTTTCTAATGTTTTTGAGGGTGCTAAAAACACTTATGTTCCAAATAAATCACTAACAAGGAATGTGTTTCTAAACGTTAAGAAAACACAAATTAAGCCTTTGCTACATGTTCGGAAACACAGAAGAACTGTTGTTTTGGCGCCGCCTAAAATCAACTTAAAACCCTCCGAAAGGCCTTCAAGAATTACTATCAAAACCGAAAGCAAACATCACAGACATCGAAGTAGAAGAAGACATCGATCGAGATCAGTGTCACGTTGTCGAGAGACTTATACAAAATCTATAGATACTATTGACCAAAAATTTAATCACGACATGGACAATTTAATCTCAAATTTTATCAAGATATGTCAAATAGCTCCCAAGTTAATTACAAGTATTGGACAGAATCCAGTAAAAAGTGTAGAAAAGGCTCCTCCTGAACCAGTAGTACCACCCAAAGTAGTGAAACGGGGCTCCAAGAAAAGAAAAACGTCTGACAACCAGGACACAGTTACTCCCAGTTCTAAACGGAGacacaaaaaacaattaacagAATCTCAAAGCAAGGGTGGTAAAGATACAAATGAGCACAAATTACCTCTTAAAAAGAGGCATTATCATATTAATTCATCTACAAGCAATTCATTAAGTTTGAGCTTAGTTCCTGCAGAATTTGAAGAAAATCTGAAAAGCGGAACTAATCCCGAACAGTTTCTTTGTACCGAGACTGATTGTATGGGTGAGCTGCGCAATAATGATCCGGGGCAATCTCCTAAATCAAAAAATTCGCAGgagaaattaaagaaaaatagtgAGACTGTTAAAAGTGTACTTTCAACAGTAGTTGACTCAATATCTCCAAACTCAGAAGCGGCAACGAAAGTTTTGAAAACAAACGTGAGCTCGGTTATCGGGAGTCTGGTCGTCAAGGTAGACGAGAGCAGTCCGTGTCTCAGCAAGGACCACTCGCCTAACTCCTTGATCGCTACTGACGATGAATTCGCTATAAAGAGGCCCAGTAATGAACAGTCTGAATTGTCAAAAAAGATATACGAAACATCCGAGAAACTAAAAGCCGTACACAAAATGGTCCATGATTTAGAAAAATCATTACCTAAAAGTAAGGAGTCTGATATCAAAACTGAAAGTTCAAAATCTGATACAAATAGGATTTCTTCTCCTAGATCTGAAAGAAAAGTATCACCAGTCCGCCAAACGGCACCAATAGTGACTCCTAAAAAGCGTCACCGGCTGGAAGCAGACAAAATCATATCAAATTCAACGCTTGATCAAGTTGTACAATCGTTATCAAAAAAATTGTCTGAAGACAAAAATGCTTTGACTAATACTACTAAAGACGTTAATCAAAATAATTCAAAAGaagaaacaaaagaagatcGGAAATCAGAATCCGTGTCGCCGACTAACGAACAAAACTCGCCTAACTCTACATCTGTTGACCCACTAAAAAGTATGTCGGCTCGATCCTTATACAAGAGCTCTATACCACCTGCCCAAAAGTCTGAAATAATGACTCGTAAGAAGAACAGATTAGAAGGTCTTACAAGTAATCTAGTTTCAAAGATAAATCCAAGTGCTGCGACTAAAGTCTTAGATAcacttttaaacaataatatacGAAAATCGATAGAATCACGTATTcttgaaaaagaaaaagtcAATGCTGATCCTGCCAAGGTAGTCGATGACAAAAGTAGAACGAAGGAAGTAGCACAAATAAGCACAAGAGCAACCGTGATCAAGTCGCCAGTGTCTAAAGGGAAAATCATGGACGGCAGAAAGGCAAAAGTTTCTGATCTAGCCACAGAACAGTCAATAGTTGTCAACATCGATAAACCAACGGGTATTTTTGAACCTTCAATTGACTTGGAAGATCAAATACCAAAGTCATCTATTTGTGTTTCAAATGCATTAGGTGATCCTAGCAAATCAAAGTTTAAATCAAAAAGCTCTGGCAATCCTCTTAGTCCTCTTGATACCGAATCGGATATTCCATTAGCGTTGATTTCAGAGACAACTGAACCAATAATAAGACCTAAGCGAGGGGAATCTATAGCATCAGTGTTATCAGATAAAATCCAAGAAACTACAAGTAGCCATAACTTACGTCAACCCAAAAGAAACTTAAGCAATGAAAATGAAGATGCACGTGacaagaaaaagaagaaaactaacaacaatattataaaagaaagcaAACTTTCCTTGCTGTCTACAAAACTGTTGGTGCCCATGATCCAAGCTGAGAAACTATCTATGGCGGAATGTATGAAAAAGATGAATTTGCCCGAAAAGAAGCAGGAAGGTAGTGAATCTAGTGATAGCAAAACAGCTGAAACCTTAAAGAAGAAGACAAGAAGGCGAAAAGCAATTAACAGGACTGGTTTTCCGAGCgttaagaagaaaaagaagaaaattgaTCTTAGTAGTAGTCAAAACGCGGTTAATTCTGATAGCCATCTTACGTCAGAGGACACCGATAACACTACTACTGTATTTGATAGAGCTCATAAAGAGACAAACACTTCTGTATTTGACAGAGTTCCTAAGGAGGGAGAAGCAATGAACAGCTTTTTGGAACGAACTAGTAAAAAACCTGAACTCAAAGTCGTATTAAACAAAGACGAATGTCCCAGGCAACAGGCTCGCTTGACGGTCGTAGCCCTCGAGAAACTGCAAGGAAAAGTATTGACcgaaaataacaacaaaaccAGTGGCACTATTTTGACTTCTAATTCCGTAAAGAAAAATAACAGTTCTTCTATTTTAAGAGCTCCAGCACTTCATTTGAAACAAAGTAAGATTGACAAAGAGCATAAAAATCATGTGAATAAATGGGAAGTGCTGAGTGAAACAGACAGCATACCATCCTTGGCTAGCTCGCTCGGTAATGATCCTGAAGACAGCATTCCTCTTAGCTTACTAAATTTGAAAGCTGATAGGCCAGCAAGTCAGCTTGAAACCTTGAAGCGTAAGACTAGAGCCATGTCGCCGTCAGAAGAGATAGAAGAGATTCTTTCAAAGAGGAAAAACGTCGAGAAAAACAGCAAAGTGGGATTGAGACCGAAGTCTAGTCTAGCCGTTTTGTATCCAAGCGAGAGAAGACTTACCAGAAGCTCAGATACCCCGAACGAGGAAGGAAAAATCAAAAGCAAGCCAGTTGAGAATCTTAAAACAGCCGAAACTGCTGCTAAGTCAAGCAAACCTTCGATTACTACAAGAAGAAAGTCTAGGTCGTGTCAGATGAGCAAGAAAATTACCGAAGTGCATTCGAGCTCACGGGAAAGTTCATTGGATACTGTAGTGAGTCGCAAAATGTCCTCTAAATCTCGGGAGCCGTCTCTAGACACGATGCGAGACCATGACGAGAACGAACCCCTGCCGCTCAATGAGAAGGAGATAGACTTTGAAAAGAGCATTGACGTTTTGTCTAAGAACATAATCAATAAGAAACGTGTGGCGTCATCGCGCGACGACAGTCCCGCCAGCAGCGTAGACAACCGAGACAAGCCTGTGGTGTCCAAACGCAACCCTCGTTTAAGAAAGAAATTCTTAGCAGCCGGACTGTTTTCAGACTATTTCAAAGAAGA CAGGCCCGAGGGCAAGTCCAAGAGCGGCGGTTCCCCGGGCGAGTTTGGTCCGGGGCTGCTGGCGCCGCCGCCCTACTGCGAGCGCTGGGTGCGCCGCCGCGCGCAGCCCTACGCGCTGCCTTACGACATCTGGTGGCAGCACCACTACAACCAGCCCGTGCCTTCTTGGAACTACAAGAAGATACGCACCA ACGTGTACTACGACGTGAAGCCGTCAGCGGAAGAGTGTGAGAGCGTGGCGTGCAACTGCGCGCCGCCGTCCGGCTGCAACGAGGACTGCATCAACCGGCTCGTGTATGCAGAGTGCTCGCCGCAGCTCTGTCCCTGCGG GGAGCGTTGCAAGAACCAGCGCATCCAGCGTCACGAGTGGGCGGCGCCGCTGGAGCGCTTCATGACCGAGAGCAAGGGCTGGGGCGTGCGCACCAAGCGGCGCATCGTCTCCGGGGACTTCATCCTCGAGTACGTCGGCGAGGTCGTCTCCGACAAGGAGTTCAAG GAGCGCATGGCGACGCGGTACGCGCGCGACACGCACCACTATTGCCTGCATCTGGATGGCGGGCTCGTGATTGACGGCCACCGCGTCGGCGGCGACGGCCGCTTCGTCAATCACTCCTGCCGGCCAAACTGCGAGATGCAGAAGTGGACTGCCAACG gcaCATTCAGAATGGCACTTTTTGCCCTGCGGGATATTGATCCAGGGGAGGAACTTACTTATGACTACAACTTTTCGTTGTTTAATCCTGCCGTCGGACAG CCATGCAAATGCGACTCTGAGGACTGCCGCGGCGTCATAGGTGGGAAATCTCAGAGGATCACCAAACTACCCGCCAAAACACCGTCGCGGACGCAATCCAACGCTTCTAACCAGTCGCAGGGCTCCAACACCAACCAGCCTCGCGTCGGACGGCCTAGGAAAGCTGTCAAGTGCAACAAGAAGTCCGAGCAGGCCAGCCTCACCGCTTGTGAACTCAAAAACATGACCATACTCAAGTACCAGCAACATCTGAACAAGTTGTGGCAAGAGCCGCAGATTAAGCCGCTAACCGCTAAGGAGAGGAGCTTGGTCAAGGAGAGACATTGCTTCCTGTTTAGAAATCTCGAGAAT GTCCGGCGCTACCGCGACCGGCTGTCCATCGCGATGACGCCGGgctcgccgcccgccgccccgccgcccgcgccggccgCCCCGCTCGCCCCGCCCGCGCCGACCGCCGCCGCTCCGGCGACACAAGTCACACTCGTGAACCCGCTAGAACTGCCAGAAACGATGAACCCGGACTTGTTCCTCAAGCGGCTGCAAGCGCTGAGGGCTCCCAAGATGGATGCCGCGAGGAATATCGCCAAGGTTGAGGACAATCCGGCGCTGACTAACAAGGAGCGGCTCATGATCGTGTTTAAAGCGCTTTATGATTACGTTGTCGGTGTTACTG ACGACAAAGACAAACCCCTCTGCACGCCGCTACTTAAGCCAAAATCAAGCGCGGCCAAGGACGCGTTCGACCTCGCACGCGTATCGAGCAACATAACAGCGAAACGTTACGAGAGTGTAGCGCAGTTTGACGCCGATATGAACGCTGTGTTCTCTTCCGTCACGAGGGAACACGGCCGCATGTCCGCGCTCGGTGGGATCGCCGTTACACTCAAGAAG GAATATAATTCTGCTAAGGCAGAATTCGTCGAGCAGTTAAACAAAATACTTGGCCCTGACGATCCCTTACCAGCTGGGTTCCTACAGAAAGCCAAACAAG AGGAGGTGATAATGTGCATCTGTGGGCTGCACGTGGAAGAGGGTCTTATGGTGCagtgcggcgcgtgcggcgtGTGGCAGCACGCGCGCTGCATGCGCGTCGCGGACACACGCGCGCCGCACCACTGCCACCACTGCCCGCGCCCGCACCAGCACCAGCACCAGCCGGCACACTGCAAGGTAACAAGCTGTGGAGAGCGCTGCTGGTCAGTGCGGCGTGTGGCAGCACGCGCGCTGCATGCGCGTCGCGGACACACGCGCGCCGCACCACTGCCACCACTGCCCGCGCCCGCACCAGCACCAGCACCAGCCGGCACACTGCAAG GTCGAACGCGAGATCCCTCTGGAAGAGTGGACGGAGGAAGGCCACCAGTTTTACGTGTCGCTCATGCGGGGCTCCCTGCAAGTGCGACAAGGAGACACGGTGTACGTGTTGCGAGACATCCCCATCGACGCAGCGCGGCCCGACGTtag